The Solibacillus daqui genome has a segment encoding these proteins:
- a CDS encoding GGDEF domain-containing protein: protein MFTIGHIVEEAEWIDEQVKNKEVNQKFVQQPTLRGIVIVKDQTPVGHIPRSHFYQKIGTLYGYNLYMGRANTLLAKTNPLVVDVNISLADASKLAMARNEGDLYDDLIVTENNCFVGIVSVRTLLLKLAEAEITRASALNPLSSLPGNQMINHKINDLLSAERFSLIYIDVDRFKIFNDLYGFNRGDKVLLYLTTILKQCVLSQDDFLGHIGGDDFVIVVPHFDVTLLCENIITHFQKSIHQFYDAEHLEHPPIVKDRNGNEILLEPMTLSIAVVSNEHQIFADEHELSHAVAQVKKRCKMQEDNSIIFHNPAFAIH, encoded by the coding sequence CGTTCAGCAACCTACACTTCGAGGGATTGTGATAGTAAAGGACCAAACGCCAGTCGGTCATATCCCTCGGTCTCATTTCTATCAAAAAATTGGGACACTTTATGGCTATAACTTATATATGGGGCGTGCCAATACCCTTTTAGCAAAGACAAATCCTTTAGTTGTTGATGTTAATATTAGTCTTGCAGATGCGAGTAAGCTGGCGATGGCACGTAACGAAGGAGATTTATATGATGACCTAATCGTAACAGAAAATAATTGCTTTGTAGGGATCGTTAGTGTCCGAACATTATTATTAAAATTGGCTGAAGCGGAAATTACGCGGGCAAGTGCACTCAATCCGCTTAGTAGTTTACCGGGTAATCAAATGATTAATCATAAAATCAATGACTTATTAAGCGCCGAACGTTTTTCACTAATTTACATTGATGTTGACCGCTTTAAAATTTTCAATGATTTATACGGATTTAATCGTGGCGATAAAGTTTTGCTGTACTTAACAACTATTTTGAAACAATGTGTGCTGTCACAAGATGATTTTCTTGGACATATTGGTGGAGATGATTTTGTAATAGTTGTCCCTCATTTTGACGTTACTCTTCTTTGTGAAAACATTATTACGCACTTCCAAAAAAGTATTCATCAATTTTATGATGCGGAACATTTAGAGCACCCTCCGATTGTAAAAGATCGAAATGGCAATGAAATTTTGTTAGAGCCGATGACGTTATCCATTGCGGTTGTTTCCAATGAACATCAAATCTTTGCAGATGAACATGAGTTATCTCATGCAGTAGCCCAAGTGAAAAAGCGATGTAAAATGCAGGAAGACAACAGTATTATATTCCACAACCCAGCGTTCGCTATCCATTAA
- a CDS encoding GntR family transcriptional regulator, with protein sequence MEVKFNNRDPVYVQVMRHFKEQIAKGFYAPGQEIPSRRELANQLKINPNTVQRAYKEMEEQKLIYTEGNLPSCITKNEDVLKGVRHELISEAVHIFVNSIKSINAPLSEVIELVQQKYEEGEGRD encoded by the coding sequence TTGGAAGTGAAATTTAATAATCGGGATCCGGTGTATGTGCAGGTCATGCGCCATTTTAAGGAGCAAATTGCGAAAGGCTTTTATGCACCGGGGCAGGAAATCCCATCACGTCGCGAGTTGGCAAATCAGCTCAAAATTAATCCGAATACGGTGCAGCGTGCCTATAAAGAAATGGAGGAGCAAAAATTGATTTATACAGAAGGAAATTTGCCAAGTTGTATTACGAAAAATGAGGATGTATTAAAAGGTGTACGTCATGAATTAATTAGTGAAGCGGTGCATATTTTTGTGAATTCTATTAAGTCAATTAATGCGCCATTGTCAGAAGTAATCGAGCTCGTGCAGCAGAAATATGAGGAGGGTGAAGGGCGTGATTGA
- a CDS encoding ABC transporter ATP-binding protein → MIEVNHVYKKYKRKQVLKDMSFTAEKGQITCLIGINGAGKTTIMKSIMALTPIDSGEILIDGQKIDKNAYEKITYIPDRLTMLPSYTIAQAFSFMSDFYKTWNEQRATELLAFFKLEKTEKISSLSKGNAAKVNLLLGLALDVDYILMDEPFSGIDIFSREQIAEVFTSHLIENRGVIITTHEINDIEHLIDKAVLIGNGTVLKQIDVEKTREVEGKSVVDVMREVYVG, encoded by the coding sequence GTGATTGAAGTAAATCATGTGTATAAAAAATATAAGCGTAAACAGGTACTCAAAGATATGAGCTTCACCGCTGAAAAAGGGCAAATTACGTGCTTAATTGGTATTAATGGTGCGGGTAAAACAACAATTATGAAGTCAATCATGGCATTAACGCCAATCGACAGCGGTGAGATTTTAATTGATGGGCAAAAAATTGATAAAAATGCATACGAAAAAATTACGTATATTCCAGACCGTCTAACGATGCTGCCAAGCTATACCATTGCTCAGGCGTTTTCCTTTATGTCGGACTTTTATAAAACGTGGAATGAACAGCGTGCAACGGAACTTCTAGCATTTTTCAAGCTAGAGAAGACCGAGAAAATCTCGAGCTTATCAAAAGGGAATGCTGCTAAAGTAAATTTATTGCTCGGTTTAGCACTTGATGTGGATTATATTTTAATGGATGAGCCGTTTTCAGGGATAGATATTTTCTCACGTGAGCAAATTGCCGAGGTATTTACAAGCCATTTAATCGAAAATCGTGGCGTTATTATAACGACGCATGAAATAAACGACATTGAGCATTTGATTGATAAGGCCGTTTTAATAGGCAATGGTACGGTTTTAAAGCAAATCGATGTGGAAAAAACACGTGAAGTGGAAGGAAAGTCTGTTGTAGATGTCATGAGGGAGGTGTATGTCGGATGA
- a CDS encoding alpha/beta fold hydrolase has product MWEQQLIETENGVFEVFISGEGDPICVTHLYSEFNANGNRFAEMFQPFYKVYLVNLRGCGHSTDDTSKYNFSLQDSVKDLEAIRHTLHIETWGFAGHSTGGMLALKYAIMHPESLNFIVAGGLCASSDYMRHVGSMYCKENPNNKRILEIMAMLKNPASTIEERQAGSKEWALMSLYKEQSYDNMVSRPNSGKTVSKRLDYFSYEELPTYDLRPQLPDVKTKAYIYGGLYDEQCPYEYAEEAATLLGNATLTTFRESNHHPCIEEEKAFAQFVETIFNEQKTSEGKHA; this is encoded by the coding sequence ATGTGGGAGCAGCAACTAATTGAAACAGAAAATGGTGTATTTGAAGTGTTTATATCGGGGGAAGGCGATCCAATTTGTGTCACGCATTTATATAGTGAATTTAACGCAAATGGCAATCGTTTTGCAGAGATGTTTCAGCCGTTCTATAAGGTCTATTTAGTGAACTTACGTGGCTGTGGTCATTCAACTGATGATACAAGTAAATATAATTTTAGTTTGCAAGATAGTGTGAAAGATTTAGAAGCAATTCGTCATACGTTACATATTGAAACATGGGGATTTGCTGGGCATTCGACAGGTGGAATGCTGGCTTTAAAATATGCGATCATGCATCCCGAAAGTTTAAACTTTATCGTAGCGGGCGGTCTATGTGCATCTTCGGATTATATGCGTCATGTTGGAAGTATGTATTGCAAGGAAAACCCGAACAACAAACGGATTTTAGAAATCATGGCTATGTTGAAAAACCCAGCTTCAACAATTGAAGAACGACAAGCGGGTTCAAAGGAATGGGCGCTCATGTCACTTTATAAGGAACAAAGCTATGACAATATGGTGAGTCGTCCGAACAGTGGGAAAACAGTTTCGAAAAGACTGGATTATTTTTCATATGAGGAGTTGCCGACCTATGATTTACGCCCACAATTACCAGATGTAAAAACGAAAGCCTATATTTACGGTGGGTTATACGATGAACAATGCCCTTATGAATACGCAGAGGAAGCGGCAACACTACTTGGAAATGCCACACTCACGACTTTTAGAGAAAGTAATCATCATCCATGCATTGAGGAAGAAAAAGCATTTGCGCAGTTTGTAGAAACAATCTTTAATGAACAGAAAACAAGTGAGGGAAAGCATGCTTAA
- a CDS encoding GNAT family N-acetyltransferase, with protein MDNIVLENEVVRLRPVDLTDIEAITVAANDVRIWGHMSVTLLDRTSVENYVQKAIQERKQGISYLFVVIDKQTNTLVGCTSFLDISIPHKRLEIGATWYNPSVWRTAINTNCKFLLLQHCFESMQLNRVQIKTGHENLRSQQAIERIGAQKEGILRDHMIKKDGTIRHTVMYSIVMDDWQQVKARFLDQLL; from the coding sequence GTGGATAATATTGTATTAGAAAATGAAGTTGTACGATTAAGACCGGTCGATCTAACGGATATAGAGGCGATCACTGTTGCAGCAAATGATGTGCGAATTTGGGGGCATATGTCGGTCACTTTACTAGATCGAACTTCGGTAGAAAATTATGTTCAAAAAGCGATTCAAGAACGCAAACAGGGTATTTCATATTTATTTGTTGTGATAGATAAGCAAACAAACACACTTGTAGGCTGTACATCATTTTTAGATATCTCAATCCCACATAAGCGTTTAGAAATTGGGGCTACTTGGTACAATCCGAGCGTCTGGCGTACGGCAATTAATACAAATTGTAAGTTTTTATTATTGCAGCATTGCTTTGAAAGCATGCAGTTAAACCGAGTACAAATTAAAACAGGTCATGAAAATTTGCGCTCACAGCAAGCGATTGAGCGAATCGGTGCGCAAAAAGAAGGTATTCTACGCGATCATATGATTAAAAAAGACGGCACGATTCGTCATACCGTTATGTATAGTATCGTAATGGATGATTGGCAGCAGGTGAAAGCTAGATTTCTTGATCAGTTATTATAA
- a CDS encoding 3'-5' exonuclease, with amino-acid sequence MKILGRTKTYISVDIEAALIRGKQYIIEIGAIKWLPDGTTETFTQLIQPYKFKKLNAHIQQLTGITTEQLIDAPSFKEAFYKFKRWCKQDYVFLTFGEFDRKVLEEELTRNYINKDCLYPIIDFQQKYMIAQGIKEQPSLGGLMEQLGLEIETQHRALADAVSLLAIFKEVNGDAIIQQQQTNEFTLFLTNFRMLETTFDLVMSVTNCSVINGQVQVHAMNTFREELPYTVQSIERTQEDGEVQVSEKITIKSSHDAKQFLQQLAEDVPGKILISRSALRSVSKILKLHHVTLPKTEVMTLTNIIESEEIVSKFNLVDESTHSFEAKLMRLIRKYEQAFVDEFYKRALIEKQLVEV; translated from the coding sequence GTGAAAATTTTGGGACGAACAAAAACATATATAAGTGTAGATATTGAGGCAGCGCTCATACGAGGAAAGCAATATATTATTGAAATCGGGGCGATCAAATGGCTACCAGACGGCACTACGGAGACATTTACACAGTTGATCCAGCCGTATAAATTCAAAAAATTAAATGCACATATACAACAGCTAACGGGCATTACAACTGAGCAATTAATTGATGCACCTTCATTTAAAGAGGCATTTTATAAATTTAAGCGTTGGTGTAAGCAAGATTATGTATTTTTAACATTCGGAGAGTTTGATCGTAAAGTGTTAGAAGAAGAGTTAACACGCAATTACATAAACAAAGATTGTCTCTATCCGATTATCGACTTCCAGCAGAAATATATGATTGCACAAGGGATTAAGGAGCAGCCTTCATTAGGTGGATTAATGGAGCAGCTAGGACTAGAAATCGAAACGCAACACCGTGCTTTGGCAGATGCTGTTAGTCTACTAGCAATATTTAAAGAGGTAAACGGCGATGCAATCATACAGCAACAACAAACAAATGAATTCACATTATTTTTAACGAATTTCCGCATGCTTGAAACAACATTTGATCTTGTAATGTCCGTGACAAACTGTTCGGTTATCAATGGGCAAGTGCAAGTGCATGCCATGAATACCTTCCGTGAAGAGTTACCATATACAGTACAGTCAATTGAACGTACTCAAGAGGATGGCGAAGTCCAAGTAAGCGAAAAAATTACGATTAAATCAAGCCATGATGCGAAGCAATTTTTACAGCAGCTTGCAGAGGATGTGCCAGGAAAGATATTAATTTCACGCTCGGCATTGCGTTCAGTGTCAAAAATATTAAAATTACATCATGTAACATTGCCAAAAACAGAAGTGATGACTTTAACAAATATTATCGAATCGGAAGAAATTGTTTCGAAGTTTAATTTGGTGGATGAGTCTACGCATTCTTTTGAAGCAAAATTAATGCGTTTAATTCGTAAATATGAACAAGCATTCGTAGATGAGTTTTATAAACGTGCGTTAATTGAGAAACAACTGGTAGAAGTATAA
- the coaW gene encoding type II pantothenate kinase produces MSTWIGIDTGGTLTKLAYLNEQQELTLTVFPSNEMDLVKQWLEQHPQVEEIGLTGGRTEQLRDVLKTMKSIEYIVEFEATLKGVRYLLEKEGHTIEQSIITNIGTGTSIHYMDGNQHMRVGGTGIGGGTLIGLATIMTGISDFEEIKSHASLGQRGGIDLLVKDIYQGMDTPIDGNLTASNFGKVGITEQLDFAQNDILATTQGLVGEVITTLSIQLADQHNAEHIVYIGSTLTNNEQLKQVIEHYTVLKKHTPIFLSDCGFSGAIGALQNIREHNKQ; encoded by the coding sequence ATGTCAACATGGATTGGAATCGACACAGGGGGTACGTTGACAAAGCTTGCGTATTTAAATGAACAACAAGAGCTTACATTAACAGTCTTTCCATCAAATGAAATGGATCTAGTAAAACAATGGTTAGAGCAGCATCCTCAAGTAGAAGAAATCGGGTTAACAGGTGGACGTACAGAGCAATTACGAGACGTGTTAAAAACGATGAAATCGATTGAATATATTGTAGAATTTGAAGCAACATTAAAAGGCGTGCGCTACTTATTGGAAAAAGAGGGCCATACAATCGAACAAAGTATTATTACAAATATTGGAACAGGCACCTCGATTCACTATATGGACGGTAATCAGCATATGCGTGTTGGTGGTACAGGTATTGGTGGTGGTACATTAATCGGTTTAGCTACAATTATGACGGGAATTTCAGACTTTGAAGAAATTAAATCGCATGCTTCCCTTGGACAGCGTGGAGGAATTGATTTACTCGTCAAAGATATTTATCAAGGTATGGATACGCCGATTGATGGCAACTTAACGGCAAGTAATTTCGGGAAAGTGGGTATTACAGAACAACTTGATTTTGCTCAAAATGACATACTTGCGACAACACAAGGACTAGTCGGTGAAGTCATTACAACGTTAAGTATTCAATTAGCCGATCAGCATAATGCAGAGCACATTGTTTACATAGGCTCCACATTAACTAACAATGAGCAACTCAAACAAGTCATTGAACATTACACCGTCTTAAAAAAGCATACACCGATTTTCTTATCAGATTGCGGGTTTTCAGGCGCTATTGGGGCACTTCAAAATATTCGCGAGCATAATAAACAATAA
- a CDS encoding MarR family winged helix-turn-helix transcriptional regulator, whose protein sequence is MNPLFHMFFQKNRQLVNHLNEALKEHGLFHSQWSILFLLHKNGPMSLTEIWKYLNVEAPTITRTATRLQTLGWIVRVEGADKREKIIALSDFAKEQFPHVEASVLAFEAKITQQLSQQEEQQLMELLKKLEG, encoded by the coding sequence ATGAATCCACTATTTCATATGTTTTTCCAAAAAAACCGGCAGTTAGTCAATCATTTAAATGAAGCATTAAAGGAACACGGACTTTTTCATTCACAGTGGTCAATTCTGTTTTTGCTACATAAAAATGGACCGATGTCGCTAACGGAAATTTGGAAGTATTTAAACGTTGAAGCACCGACGATTACACGCACGGCAACACGCTTACAAACGTTAGGCTGGATTGTACGAGTAGAGGGAGCCGATAAACGAGAGAAAATTATTGCATTATCTGATTTTGCAAAGGAGCAATTTCCGCATGTAGAGGCATCCGTTTTAGCGTTCGAAGCCAAAATCACACAGCAGCTATCACAGCAAGAAGAGCAGCAGTTAATGGAACTATTAAAAAAGTTAGAAGGTTAA
- a CDS encoding MFS transporter — translation MEQKIFTKRFISLFFTNMAVFFVFYGLVTTLPLYAMGVLGKSDDASGLLVTVFLLSAIFMRPFSGKLLDMFGKKRLLVVSIVFYLLSTVLYVFFKPYVLLLALRFFQGIWFSIATTAAGSLAVDIIPANRKGAGLGYFTMSTNLAVVLGPFVGLLIVQYANFDVLFIVLSVIVMIGALLAVTVQTNDLPKPAHVERNFKFGFHDLFEKKALPLAALASLIAFAYASVLSFLSVYAEQQNLLAAASYFYAVFAAAMISIRPLTGKIYDTLGAKFVIIPSFVLFTIGLVILANASNTWIFLISAVFIGAGYGTLTTSFQSLCIQSTSPERTGYATATYFTLFDTGIALGSYVLGIIAVSLSYATVYYLSAFLLVIVFVVYILFFVRSKRMG, via the coding sequence ATGGAACAAAAAATATTTACAAAACGATTTATAAGCCTATTTTTTACGAATATGGCTGTATTTTTCGTGTTTTATGGTCTCGTGACGACATTGCCACTATATGCAATGGGCGTATTAGGGAAGTCCGATGACGCATCAGGATTACTGGTTACTGTCTTTCTACTATCTGCGATTTTCATGCGCCCATTCAGTGGTAAATTACTCGATATGTTTGGGAAAAAACGATTATTAGTAGTGAGTATCGTGTTTTATTTGCTAAGTACGGTGCTGTATGTATTTTTTAAACCATATGTGCTACTGCTTGCGTTACGTTTTTTCCAAGGGATTTGGTTTAGTATTGCAACAACAGCGGCTGGTTCGCTTGCTGTGGATATTATACCTGCAAACCGAAAAGGGGCGGGGCTGGGTTATTTTACAATGTCAACAAATTTAGCGGTTGTATTAGGGCCGTTTGTCGGATTACTCATTGTGCAATATGCGAATTTTGATGTGTTGTTTATTGTGCTGTCTGTTATTGTCATGATTGGAGCGCTGCTTGCCGTTACTGTACAAACAAATGATTTACCGAAGCCAGCACATGTTGAGCGAAATTTTAAATTCGGTTTTCATGATTTGTTTGAGAAAAAAGCGTTGCCTCTTGCGGCTCTTGCTAGTTTAATTGCCTTTGCTTATGCGAGTGTTCTGTCGTTTTTATCGGTATATGCAGAGCAACAAAATTTACTCGCCGCAGCAAGCTATTTTTATGCGGTATTTGCGGCAGCGATGATTTCGATTCGACCACTTACGGGTAAAATATACGATACGCTCGGTGCAAAATTTGTTATCATTCCGTCTTTCGTTTTATTTACGATTGGGCTCGTGATTTTAGCAAATGCTAGTAATACGTGGATCTTTTTAATTTCGGCTGTATTTATTGGTGCGGGCTACGGCACACTAACGACAAGTTTTCAGTCATTATGTATTCAGTCGACATCCCCCGAGCGCACTGGCTACGCGACGGCTACTTATTTCACGCTATTTGATACAGGTATTGCGCTCGGCTCCTATGTGCTTGGGATTATCGCGGTTTCATTAAGCTACGCAACGGTGTATTATTTATCGGCATTTTTACTAGTAATTGTTTTTGTGGTGTATATACTGTTTTTTGTACGTAGTAAAAGAATGGGATAA
- a CDS encoding ribonuclease HI family protein, with protein sequence MLEVYIDGASAGNPGPSGIGIFIKGEGHLIKLNEAIGMTNNHIAEFTALVRGLEEAKKLKTNFVWLHSDSKIVVSSVDKRYVKNEEFKPFLEQALQLIDEFELFFIKWIPDKENKAADALAREAILKN encoded by the coding sequence ATGTTAGAAGTATATATTGATGGTGCGAGTGCCGGTAATCCTGGTCCGAGTGGCATTGGCATCTTTATTAAAGGCGAAGGTCATCTTATTAAATTAAATGAAGCAATCGGCATGACGAACAATCATATCGCCGAATTTACCGCGCTCGTTCGTGGTTTAGAGGAAGCGAAAAAGCTCAAAACGAATTTTGTATGGCTTCACTCAGATTCTAAAATTGTCGTGAGCTCAGTCGATAAACGCTACGTAAAAAACGAAGAGTTTAAGCCGTTTTTAGAACAAGCCTTACAACTCATCGACGAATTCGAACTTTTTTTCATTAAATGGATTCCAGACAAAGAAAACAAGGCTGCTGATGCACTCGCACGTGAAGCAATTTTAAAAAATTAG
- a CDS encoding zinc-finger domain-containing protein, which translates to MNKINVMKDIDELTDTYCVDCLVIRDLRKKRGKQGAHLFCIESCTVGEQLQFLGQEIMKFSDK; encoded by the coding sequence GTGAATAAAATAAACGTAATGAAAGATATAGATGAGTTGACGGATACCTATTGTGTCGATTGCCTTGTAATTCGTGATTTACGAAAAAAGCGAGGAAAGCAGGGTGCTCATCTTTTTTGTATAGAAAGCTGTACAGTGGGGGAGCAACTTCAATTTTTAGGCCAAGAAATAATGAAGTTTAGTGATAAATAA
- a CDS encoding YecA family protein, giving the protein MVGRNDPCPCNSGKKYKKCCEGKTQTTSTTIFQEEIENVLQTFYTSYPERKDIREFIELVQAWAPKLESKLQKELVEAVALDEFFFHKRPEIWTNYLAKMSKKTVRPSMIELLKTWEKPTFFIGTVETVEDEYFTAVSAMDGTVYNIKKESPKPIPLGMRVFAFLLPDGTNKENHVLAVSTLIFFHKEHAISFEEFTAAYKKSGLSVEQFTKENHLLLWEGLVENGYEGEEFTPFEQEVVEQLKAFMADKGIDNDSFVAIVEDYLVEKEPSARKAGAIAAGAIRFGQDHDLLGQKFTVKDIAESFGISASSLNKYHQELTAFHEDKQLVKVGAN; this is encoded by the coding sequence ATGGTTGGACGAAATGACCCATGCCCATGCAATAGCGGAAAAAAATACAAGAAGTGTTGTGAAGGTAAAACTCAAACAACTTCTACAACAATTTTCCAAGAAGAAATTGAAAACGTACTACAAACTTTCTATACGAGCTATCCAGAGAGAAAAGACATTCGTGAGTTTATCGAGCTAGTACAAGCTTGGGCACCAAAACTAGAGTCAAAGTTACAAAAAGAATTAGTAGAAGCTGTTGCATTAGATGAATTTTTCTTCCATAAGCGCCCTGAAATTTGGACAAATTACTTAGCAAAAATGTCGAAGAAAACGGTTCGCCCATCTATGATCGAGCTTTTAAAAACGTGGGAAAAACCAACATTCTTTATCGGCACAGTTGAAACGGTAGAAGATGAATACTTCACAGCGGTTTCAGCGATGGATGGCACAGTATACAACATCAAAAAAGAAAGCCCTAAACCAATCCCTCTTGGCATGCGTGTATTTGCATTCCTACTGCCAGATGGTACAAACAAGGAAAACCATGTATTAGCGGTTTCTACATTAATTTTCTTCCACAAAGAGCATGCGATTTCATTTGAAGAATTCACAGCTGCTTACAAAAAGAGCGGCCTAAGCGTGGAGCAATTCACAAAAGAAAATCACCTATTACTATGGGAAGGTTTAGTGGAAAATGGCTACGAGGGCGAAGAGTTCACGCCATTCGAACAAGAGGTTGTTGAGCAATTAAAAGCTTTCATGGCTGACAAAGGTATCGACAATGACAGCTTTGTTGCAATTGTTGAAGATTACCTAGTGGAAAAAGAACCATCTGCTCGTAAAGCTGGGGCAATTGCTGCAGGTGCCATCCGCTTCGGTCAAGACCACGACTTATTAGGTCAAAAATTCACGGTAAAAGATATTGCTGAAAGCTTTGGCATTTCAGCATCATCATTAAACAAATACCACCAAGAGCTAACGGCTTTCCACGAAGACAAGCAGTTAGTAAAAGTAGGGGCTAACTAA
- a CDS encoding DMT family transporter: protein MSLQGKANILMVIVTLFWGLSYTFMVIGLEVLEAYNVIALRCIIAFIIAGLIFLPKMLRVTKKTIYYASIQGILLFTVFALSLFGLKTTSAGNAGFILSLTVVLVPIFTSFLDKRLPSRAVSFAIVATMIGITILTYNESLAFQTGDILVAIAAVGYSIYLILNSKFTKDVESISYGVYQLGVAGVLGAIFTLALETPKLPTTSLGWVAILGLGVICTAFCFVAQAVLQQYTSPTHTGLIFSLEPIFAAMFAVIFLGEGLTTQLLIGGAFILIGNFVAQLEQFSSAKKLAQLESQSSI, encoded by the coding sequence TTGAGTTTACAAGGTAAAGCAAATATTTTGATGGTGATCGTGACATTGTTTTGGGGTCTTTCCTATACGTTCATGGTGATTGGTTTAGAAGTATTAGAAGCGTATAATGTAATTGCACTTCGATGCATCATCGCATTTATTATTGCAGGGCTAATCTTTTTACCAAAGATGTTGCGCGTAACGAAAAAAACAATTTATTATGCATCCATTCAAGGCATTTTATTATTCACAGTTTTTGCACTTTCATTATTCGGCTTAAAAACAACATCTGCTGGAAATGCAGGCTTTATTTTAAGCTTAACTGTAGTATTAGTGCCAATCTTCACTAGTTTTTTAGATAAGCGCTTGCCATCACGCGCTGTAAGTTTTGCTATTGTAGCAACGATGATTGGGATTACTATTTTAACATATAACGAATCATTAGCTTTCCAAACTGGTGATATTTTAGTTGCAATTGCAGCGGTTGGCTATTCAATTTATTTAATTTTAAATAGCAAATTCACGAAGGATGTTGAATCCATTTCTTACGGCGTTTATCAATTAGGTGTGGCAGGTGTACTTGGCGCAATTTTTACTCTGGCACTGGAAACACCAAAATTACCGACAACATCACTTGGTTGGGTAGCAATTTTAGGATTAGGTGTCATTTGTACAGCATTTTGTTTCGTTGCACAAGCTGTATTACAACAGTACACATCCCCTACTCATACAGGGCTAATTTTCTCATTAGAACCAATTTTCGCCGCTATGTTTGCAGTCATTTTCCTTGGTGAAGGATTAACAACCCAACTACTCATCGGTGGCGCATTCATTTTAATCGGAAACTTTGTTGCACAGCTTGAACAATTTTCGTCAGCCAAAAAATTGGCGCAATTGGAATCACAATCTTCTATCTAG
- a CDS encoding LysR family transcriptional regulator gives MSIVKYEILNKVAEVQSFTKAAELLGLTQSAISHAISSLEKEFGFNLIHRNRNGVKLTEDGQEMLIEMRKVLTAQEHLQQAASNILGVNKGTVRIGLISTISTHWMPNIIPIMDSLYPGIRIELREGDYYEIEQWLLNGEVDCGFLNRTSSKQFDFLPLKRDPLLCIVSNESPLYDNTAIDLLEIENLPFIMPSYKGTNDVISNFEKYGIRPNIRFELFDEKAIVAMVEHNLGISILPEMAVAMLPQNVKAVPLLQESFRTIGLSTKQKLSPASKKFVEVLEQWLASVKQ, from the coding sequence ATGAGTATAGTGAAATATGAAATTTTAAATAAAGTTGCAGAGGTACAAAGTTTTACAAAAGCTGCGGAACTACTTGGTTTGACGCAATCTGCAATTAGTCATGCGATTTCTAGCCTTGAAAAAGAGTTTGGTTTTAATTTAATTCACCGCAATCGAAATGGTGTCAAGTTGACGGAGGATGGGCAAGAAATGTTAATTGAAATGCGAAAAGTTTTGACCGCACAAGAGCATCTTCAGCAGGCTGCCTCAAATATTTTAGGGGTAAATAAAGGGACTGTAAGAATTGGCTTAATTTCGACCATTTCAACCCATTGGATGCCGAATATTATTCCGATTATGGATTCACTTTATCCTGGAATAAGAATTGAGCTACGTGAAGGGGATTATTATGAAATTGAGCAGTGGCTTTTGAATGGTGAAGTGGATTGTGGCTTTTTAAACCGTACAAGCTCGAAGCAATTTGATTTTTTACCATTAAAGCGCGATCCACTATTATGTATTGTCTCAAATGAAAGTCCACTATATGATAATACTGCAATTGATTTATTAGAAATTGAAAACCTGCCATTTATTATGCCGTCCTATAAAGGAACAAACGATGTTATATCGAATTTTGAAAAGTACGGCATTCGTCCGAATATTCGTTTTGAATTATTCGATGAAAAGGCGATTGTAGCAATGGTAGAGCATAATTTGGGAATTAGTATTTTGCCGGAAATGGCCGTTGCAATGTTGCCGCAAAATGTGAAAGCGGTACCATTGTTACAGGAAAGCTTTCGTACAATAGGATTATCAACAAAACAAAAATTATCACCGGCGTCGAAAAAATTTGTTGAAGTATTAGAGCAATGGCTGGCGTCAGTTAAACAATAG